TTGGAGGCAACTTCACGGAAAATGGCATCGCGAAGACTTATGCGCTCCATGCCTTCGAGGAAAAAGGGGTCGGGCAGATGCTTCTGCACAAAGGCGATGATCCGTTCGTAGCTTTCAATCAGGTTGGTTCTGACCAGATCCCGGTCATCATAGCGATCCAGGTTGACCTTTCGCAAAATGAGATCGGTTCGGTGATGGGGTACTGCTGATAGAATAAGCTGGTCATTTCCAAGCAAAAGTATGCCTGCCAGCGTGATACCGCTTTTGCCGGTTTCCGGATCGGTCTGGTAAAGTTGGGCGCTTTTCAACAGGCCCATGTCGTCCATACCGAGCCAGGGATGATCATCCCGCCAGACTCCGGCCAGCCGGCGGCATTTGTCGATGAGATCAGAACGCAAATCGTCCAGCTTGGCAAAAGGATAGATTTTGTTCTCTGAGTAAGTGGCCTGTTTGCGCTGGTAGAGATCGCCCACCTGTCGAGTGTGATCAGTAATATCGAGATCACCATCCTCATTGCGGTCATAGATGCGCCCGTTGCATCTGTGGACCTGCGAGCTTTCAGGGACATACACGCGAAGTACCGGTTTTCCTTCAACCGTCACCTCATTTACCGATATGTAGGCCGGAGGGTGGATTTTTTGCGGGTTGTTGATGGTGGTAACAAAGTCTTTCTTTATTTGTGAAACAGCATCCGGTTCAATGCCTTGTATATCTCCGGAATCCGTGACCCCCAATAAAATCGTACCGCCATGCCGGTTCAAAAAGGCGCACACCGTTTCATAAACATCCCGATTGAGCTGGTTGCGGCAGGTCTTGAATTCAAGATCGAGGCTTTCGCCCTTGCGAATCAGTTGTATCAATTGGCGTTCGCTGGTGTTCATTCGCGATTCCTATTCCAACACGATCCGGACCTTTCCGGGCTCCTTGCCCTTGGTCAGCCCGTCCAGGTATTCCTCAAACCGCTTCCTCATCTCCGCTGGGGTGGCCGGTGAGCCGCCCGAGAGCAGGGCATCGCGCAGGTCTGCGATCTTGACCGAGACCTTAGTGAGCCCGGAGAGCACTTCCTGCAAGGCGTGGATGAAGTCCTGGTCCAGGTCGTCCGGCAGGGTCCGCTTCTTTATGAAGCCGTCCACCAGCTTGTGAGGCTCGGGCTTGAGGAGGCTCAGGTTCCCCTTGGTGGTCGGATCTTCAAGGTTGGCGAGCAGCGTCTGGGTCCAGTTCTCGACCAGCTTGTCGAGCTCGCCGTCCAGGGCGTCCAGTATCGTCGCCGCGGGAGTGGCAGGCGGTTCCGAACCCGGCTTGAAGTTGCAGTGCGGGCAGACCGGCGATGCTTCCAGTTCCTGCTCGGTGAGCGCAAAGCAGCTCCTTAATCCGGCGAGCCGGTTCTGGAAATCCGAAAGATGCTGGCGCGGCATCAGATCGATGGTGGAGAGCTTCTGCAGGTCCTTGAGCCGCTCGTCGCCCATGAGCTGGGCCTTGCGCTTGTCCTCGTTCACGCCGAGACGCGCTTTGGCGTGCATGGAAAGGTAGGCCAGCAGATAAGCCTTCTTGAGGTCGCCGAGCTTGCGCTGGGTCTGCTGGCGGAATGCCGCCGCGCTCCGTTTGGCCGGGTCACCGATTTGGGCGAGGACCTCGTCCCGCGCCGTCTTCATCTTGTCGATCCATTCGTGGCCGGTGGCCAGGACCGCCTCCGCGGTGGAGAGGTACGATGCCGTGGACCCGAGGTCCGCCACCAGTTCCTCGAGCGACTTGATTTCGGCAAGGGATTCGAGCCCGCTCCGCTGAGCGGTCACTTCCGAGGCGTCATAGCGGAAGTTCTTGAGCTTGCCGGTCGTGGTGTAGGCTTGCAGGGATTCGAGGAAGGTCTTGGTCTCGTCCAGTTTCGCGCGGAGCTTCTTGATCTCATCCTCGGCCAGCAGGTTGCGGCCCCAAAAGAACAATCCGGTCTGCATGCTTTGCTGCACGAGCACGAGTTTCTCCACCGCCGCGGTGACGGCCTTTTGCAGCTCCTGAACCGGCTCGTCCTTGCCCTGGGTGACCAGTTGCGCCATTCCCGGCGTGAGTCCGAGCAGTTCGAAAAGCGCCTTGAGCGCAGGAAGGTTCCAGTCCTTGGGTCGCTCGATGTGCTTGAACTGGGCCAGTTCGTCGATGCCGGTTCCGGCCAGTTGTGCCAGACCCGTGGCATCGAACTTCTTGCCCGGGATGGATAGGACCACCTCGCCGGCATAGACCAGCGCGGCCAGCACCACCACGGCCCATTCGGGTTCGAGGCGGAGCGATTGCGGCGCGAGGTATTCCACGCCGAGAACGTCCTGGATCAGCTCGGAGCGGTTGACCACCTGTCCGTGGCCCTTCTTCTTGGCGACACCGAGGATGTGTTTGGCGTATTTGGACCGGTAAGGATCGAGCCGCTCACCGTCGAGAAGCTCCAGGGCATCCAGTACCGCAGTGGCCTGCTTGGTGCGGTTCTGTCCGGCGATGGCGCGCAGGGTGTCCTGTGCGGCCTGGGCCCGGTTCGCTCCGGTGATGAGCACCGAGAAGAAGGGGTATTCGGGAGCCTGGTCCTGGAACTTCGTCCCGAGACAGATGCCCGCGGTGGTGTTCACCAGGTCGCGGAAGTTGATACGTTCGTAGGAGCCGATGCCGGAAAGCTCTCTGATGGACTTACCTTTGGCCCATTCAGTCAGGGACTTGGCGCGCCCCTGGTAGGTGACCTCGAAGGCCGTGGTCATGTTCTTCTGGAGCCACTGCACGAGATCACGGAGGAAGTTCGATGCCTTGGACTCGTAGGTGGACTTGGCGTGACCCGAAGCGGTGGATGCAAGGTCCAGGGCAGCGGCGTAGCTTCGAAGCGCGGTGCGGAATTCCTCGTCCGTGTTCGTCAGGCGCAGGAACAGCTCCTCGGGTTTTTTCTCGTCCTTGAAATGCGGCGCGTCAAAGGGCTGGATGAAGTAGAGGTAGAAGTCCCGCGGCGGCACCGCTGTGGAACGCTCGTTGGGCGCGCCGAAGAAAAGGTATCCCTGGCGCGCGGCCTTGCGCTCCAGCCATTCGAGTTCGTGCTGCCAGATTTTGTAGCCGGTCACGTAGGTCTGGTCCGTGCACTCCATGACCCGCCGGAGCGCCTCGTAGTAGTAGCGGTCGAGCTGCGAGGAATCGAGGCTCTCGGCCCGTTTCTCGATCAGCGCGTCGAAATCGTCGGTCTTCTTGAGGTCCAGGTAATACTGGCGGTTGTCCGGGTTGGACGAAATGAACTGCCCGCTCACCGTCTTGTGGATTTCCCGCAGGACGGTCTCCACCTGGGAGAGCAGGTCATCGGCGGGCTCGCCGCCCAGTTCCTCGATGCCCGGCTGGAAGAGGCACAACCCGTCGCGCAGTTCCTCCGCCGTCGCGCCCAGGGTGGCGTAGATATCGCCCGTCGTGAGCCTGTGGACGGACAGCGCATGGATGAGCTGGGTCGCCATGGGCTTGTATGCCGGGCGGGTGAGGGCCTGCTGGATGCGCGACTCGAGCACCATGCTGCAATCGATGACTGCCTTGATGTCCGGAACGGCGCGGAAGGACGGATTCTCGCGCAGGGTCGTCCAGTAGCCGTCATAGGCGATGACTCCGGGCCGGTCGTCGGGTACGTTCTGGTTGAGGAGCTTCTTCATGGCCAGGGACAGGGTCTTGAGCACCTCGCGCTTCTCCACCGCGGTGACCCGCTCGAAGGTATCGATGTAGTCCGGATGCACGGGGAAGAGGCGCACGAACTCGTCCATGCGCTCGTTCATGCGGCCATAGAACTTGGCGAAGGGGGTCAGGTACTCCCGGATTTTCACCTGCTGGTCGGCGGTCTTCTTGAGCAGACGCTCGGCCACCACGAACTTGACATCCTTGCGGGCGATGAGGATTTGCTCGAAGCGGTCCTTCACCCGACGGATGCTGTCGGCTACGAAAGAGAATCGAGGGCTATCGAAAATGGCTTCCTGGACGCCGGCGATGAAACGGAATCGTAGGTCCTTGCAGACCTCGCCGATCTCGCGCAGGAAGTTGAGATCGAGGATAAGTTCCTGATCCTTACGGGTGCGCAGATAGTCGAGCAGTTCGTCTACTACCAGGAGCAGGCCGTGGTCGGGAAATTCCTGGTGGAAGACGGTCATCATCTCTTCGAAGGAACGCTTGTTATTGGACACCTTGTCCGCGGGCGGAAAGGAATAAGACACACCCATTGCGGCCAGGTGCTCCTCCAGTTCGGCCAAGAGGATGTCGCGCAAGGACATGGTGGTCGCGCCGATCTCGGTTCGGACCACCTTGAAGCGCCCGCTGATCTTGCCTGCGGCGCTGGCCACGCTCTTGTCGTTAAGATGCGTGGCGAGATCGCCGTTTTCGGCCAGGGCGGAGATCACGGACATGAGGTGCGACTTACCGGTGCCGTAGTTGCCGACGACCAGCAGCCCCTTGTTGTCCATGGGCTGGTCGAACTGAAGCTGAGGAACGACGAGATTGACCAGTTTCTCAGCCATCTCCCCGGAGATGACATAGGTCTCGACAAGCTGTCGGGCAGCGGCGGCCTCGTCGGCGTCACGTAGCTGGACCACGGACTCGATAGGCTCGAATTGGATCAGGTCTCCGTATTTCATCGCTTTTGCCCTCCTGCGCTTTCGTTCCTTGTCTTCATGTAACGGCCTCCGGGTTCACTACCAGGAAATCTCGTAAGGGATACCGTTTGTACTCGGGGTGGTCCGGCGTCGCATAGACCATGTGCTCGCCGTCGATGGAGCCGCTCCAGGCCACGACCACCGTTTTGTTTCGGGAGAGCCCCTGCAGGAGCCGCAACGGGTCCTGCTTGAGCGAGACATCGAAGAGGACCTCGACGTTGTCGAGAAGAACCACATCGGCTGCGGATATGCCCACGATCTCCGCGAGGAGGCGGGGCAACTGTAATGCCCGCTGGCGCTCGGTGAGGTCGAGCATGCGCCGGGAAAGTTCGAGGTTGACGTTGACCAGAGGAGCCGCCGTACGCTCATGAACATTCTGGAGCGCGGCGGTCTTGCCCGCACCAGCCGGGGCCACCAGCATGACAAGCCGGTGGTACAGCTCGGCAGCCTGGCCAATTCTCTTTATGACTCTATCGGCGAGAGGCTCCGCCATTAGCGATCTCCTCCTGAACCGGGCTCGTTCGCTCGCGTTTCCTCAAGCCAGTGGTCAATGGCTCCTTTCCTGAAACGCCAGTGCCGGCCGATCTTCTGGGAGGGGATCTTGCCTTCCCGAATGAGCTTGTAGAGCGTCGATTTCGGTATCTTCAGGTAGGCGGATAACTCTTCGATGGTTAGAACATAGCCTTGTTTTTCTTCCATCAAGTGCAGCTCTCTGGCCTCAAAGCAAAATTCGACCCAGGATGCATTGTAGCAGTCACATAATTTACAGTTATTGACAGTTGCTGTCAAATGCCCTTAGGAGCGCAGATGGGAAAATCAGCCTCGGATTCCGCTGGTTAGCGCTTTTGAATGTTCCAATCCAGCGATCCCTCACCAAATAGAGCCAGGCCGGGAGCTTGGCACCGTTTGTCCGAACGGTGACCAGTACGCGGCGGTAGAGGCAGGGACCGTGTGGGTGGAACCCCTCCAGCCGGTCAATGGCCGGAAGGCGGGCCTCGGGGTCGTCGAAGGTGAGAAGTTCTCCGTACACGTGGCCCCAGGGCGCGCCTGTGCCCTTATTCGGGAGCCGGTCGGGGGTTGGCTCGGGATTGAACATACGGACTGTCACAGGTGGACAAAGAAAAAGCCCTGAGCTGTTCTTGCTCAAGGCTTCCTTTTAAATAAAATCGGTGCTTAATCGACCGTATTTTTATCTGGCTCCCCGGGACAGACTCGAACTGCCGACCAAGTGGTTAACAGCCACCCGCTCTACCAACTGAGCTACCGGGGAATGGCGTGATTCGAAGCAATTTTTTTAGCAGGATTCGTGTGGGAGGTCAACAAAAAATTTGGGCCGGGGGCGGCGGGCGGGCAATCCGCTTGACAGGTGCGGGCAGAGTCTCTATGTATCAGGTAGCTTGCACGTCTAAACCCTCAAGGTGAGAAACACCCTCATGAAGCAGATCGTTCTCGGCACCGCCGGCCACATCGACCACGGAAAGACCTCCCTCATCAAGGCCCTTTCGGGCATCGACACGGACCGTCTCAAGGAGGAGAAGGAGCGTGGCATCACCATCGAACTCGGGTTCGCCCACCTGGAGCTGCCGGGCGGGAGGCTGATCGGGATCGTAGATGTCCCCGGGCATGAGAAATTCGTCAAGAACATGGTCGCCGGGGCTACGGGGATCGATCTGGTGGCGCTCGTCATCGCGGCGGACGAGGGGGTGATGCCCCAGACGCGGGAGCATCTCGAGATCTGCGAGCTTTTGAAGATCCGGCACGGGGTCGTCGTCCTGACCAAGATCGACATGGTGGACGAGGAGTGGCTGGAACTCGTGCGGGAGGACGTGCGGGAGTATCTGTCGGAGACGTTCCTGGCCGATGCGCCGATCGTCGAGGTGTCCTCCCAGACCGGGGAGGGGCTGGACAGGCTTTTGAAGGTGCTGGAGGAGCAGGTTTTGAAGATCCCCGAGCGGGAAATGGGGCATCTTTTCCGGCTCCCGATCGACCGGGTCTTCAGCATGAAGGGGTTCGGGACGGTCGTGACGGGGACCACCATTTCCGGGAGCATCCGGCTCGGGGACGAGGTCACGATCTATCCCCAGGGGATCGATTCGAAGATCAGGGGGATACAGGTCCACAACAAGGAAGTGGAGGAGGTGCGGGCCGGGCTCCGCACGGCGGTGAATCTGCAGGGGGTCGAGAAGGCCTCGATCGAGCGCGGCAACGTGCTCGCGACGCGCAACGGCCTCAGGCCGACCTTCATGGTCGACGTCGAGCTGAACCTGCTCTCGAGCGCCTCCCGAAAGCTCAAGAACCGAGCGAAGGCCCGCTTCCACACCGGCACCTCCGAAATCATCTCGACGGTGGTCCTGCTCGACCGGGATCTGCTCGAACCCGGGTCGAGCTGCTACGCCCAGATCCGGCTCGACGCCCCCACGGCGGTCCTCAAAGGCGACCACTATGTCCTGCGCAGCTACTCGCCGGTCCGGACCATCGGCGGAGGGGAGATCCTCAATGCCCTGCCCGGGAAGAAAAAGCGCTTTTCCGAGGCCCCGCTGGCAGAGCTCAAGAAGTTGCACACCGGGGACCTGAGCGAGGTGGCGGAGGTCTTCGTCCGGCTGGGGCGCTTCAAGGGCGTGGAAGAGGGCGAGCTGCCGTTTCTGGCCAACACGGGCAGGAAGAAGATCGACGAGTGCCTGAAGGCCCTCAAGGCGCAGAAACGGGTCGTCCAGTATGACCGGGAGCGCGGGCTGCTCATCCATGCCGACTTCTACCAGCGGGCCAGGGAGGAACTGCTGCAGACCCTCGAGCGCTACCACCGGGACTTTCCTCTGAAGACCGGCCTCATGAAAGAGGAACTGCGCTCCCGCACGGTCGGGTCCGAGCAGCCGCGGCTCTTCCAGTTCCTGATGGCGCAGCTGACGGCCGAGGGGCGGGTGGTCCAAGAAAAGGAGGTCGTGCGGCTGGCCGAGCATCGGGTGGCCCTGGCCGAGGACCAGGAAAAGGTTCGCCGGGACCTCGAGGAGCTGTACCTGAAGGGCGGCCTGCAGCCCCCCTACTTCAAGGAGGTGAAGGAGCAGTTCCCCGGCAAGACCGCCGAGGAGGTGCTCAACGTCATGGTCCAGGAAGGGCTGCTCGTCAAGGTGAAGGAGGACCTCTTCTTCCACCGCAAGGTCATGGAGGACCTGGAGGCGCGCCTGATCGAATTCCTCAGGGAGCACGGCGAGATCACGACCCCGCAGTTCAAGGACATGACGGACGCCTCCCGCAAATACACGATCCCGCTGATCGAATATTTCGACCGCACGCAGGTGACCGTCAGGGTCGGGGACAGCCGGGTGCTGAGAAAGAGATGAACGGGCGGAGCGGCATGGAGGGCGCTGCGGCGGGCGGGCTTCGGGAGGCCCTGGGCCTGAGGGAAAAGGAGCTCGTGGCGGTCGTGGGGGGCGGGGGCAAGACCAGCCTCATGCTGGCCCTTGCCGGGGAATTGCAGGCATCGGGCGCCCGGGTGGTGGTCAGCACCACCACCAAGGTCTGGCAGAAGGAGGCCCGGCTGCTTCCGGAATCGGTGACGGCGGGGGGCGAAGGCTGGGAGGCCGCCCTCGTGCAGGGCCTCGAACGGCACGGGGCCGTTTTCCTAGGCAAAGGGCTTCTTCCTTCGGGGAAGGTGGACGGGATCGCCCCCGAGGAGGCGGACGCCCTTATCCGGCGCCCGGAGGTGGACTGTCTGATCGTCGAGGCGGACGGCGCGGCCGGACGGCCGCTCAAGGCCCCGGCGGACCACGAACCGGTCATCCCCGGGGGAGCCTCGCTCGTCGTGGCGGTGATGGGGCTCGAGGCCCTCGGGAAGCCGTTCAGCGACGAATGGGTCTTCCGGGCCGAACGGTTCGCCGCCCTGACCGGCATGCAGGCGTCGGAGATCATCACGGCGCCACGGCTCGCGCGGGTGTTTCTGGCCGGGGCCGGCCTGTTCAAAGGCAGCCCGCCGGGGGCGAGACGGGTCGTGTTCCTGAACAAGCTCGATCTCCTCGGTTCGGAGGCGGAGGCGCTTGCGCTTTGCCGCGCGATCCTGGAAGGGTCGGGCGGAGGGATCGAGCGGGTGGTCATGGGCGCCGTCAAACAGAAAACATTCAACGTCTTTATCGGGAAGAAGGATGATCAACATCTACGGCAAGGTTAGGGAACTCGCCCGCGAGGGGCGTCCGGCGGTCATGGGCACCATCATCCGGCAGGCCGGGCCGGCTCCGCGGGGGCTGGGCGCCAAGTTCCTGGTCATGGAGGACGGCTCCATCTTCGGGACCATCGGCGGCGGCGCACTCGAAGGGCAGGCGATGGCCGAGGCGCCGAAGGTCCTCGCGGCCGGGCGGCCCGCAACCCTCGAGTTCGACCTGACGGGGGTGGACGTCGCGGAGACGGACATGCTCTGCGGGGGCGAGGTGGCGGTTTTCCTGGAGCCGGTTTTCCCGCGCGACGATGCCCATGCGGCGCTTGCCGGCCGGGTCGTCAAGGCGCTCCAGCGGGGCGGGAGCGGCGGGCTGCTGGTAACGGTCCTCAACCCGGAAAGATGGGCGGCGGACCGGGCCCCCAAGTTTTTCATGGCGGGTGACGGGACCCGGACAGGCTACGGGGCCGAAGACCGCGCCCTCGGGGCGGCGCTGGAGCCCCGGCTGGGGGCGATCCTCGCGAAGCCGCAGCCGGTGCTTCTCACGGCGGCCGATGATTCGGGGGCGCTGTTGGACCTTTTCGTGGAGCCGGTCGTAGGCCGCACCGTCCTCTATGTCTTCGGCGGGGGGCACGTCTCGCAGCAGATCGTGCCGTTCGCCGCACGGGTGGATTTTCCGGTGGTGGTCATCGACGATCGGGAGGAGTTCGCCAACCCGCGGCTCTTCCCGGATGCCCAGGAGACCCTGGCGATGGCGTTCCCGGGCGTGATGCAGAAGCTGCCCATCGACGAGGCCGCCTACCTGGTGATCGTCACGCGCGGGCACATGCACGACAAGACCGTCCTGGAGCAGGCCCTC
Above is a genomic segment from Desulfatiglans anilini DSM 4660 containing:
- a CDS encoding gamma-glutamylcyclotransferase family protein — encoded protein: MFNPEPTPDRLPNKGTGAPWGHVYGELLTFDDPEARLPAIDRLEGFHPHGPCLYRRVLVTVRTNGAKLPAWLYLVRDRWIGTFKSANQRNPRLIFPSALLRAFDSNCQ
- a CDS encoding DUF6079 family protein; translated protein: MKYGDLIQFEPIESVVQLRDADEAAAARQLVETYVISGEMAEKLVNLVVPQLQFDQPMDNKGLLVVGNYGTGKSHLMSVISALAENGDLATHLNDKSVASAAGKISGRFKVVRTEIGATTMSLRDILLAELEEHLAAMGVSYSFPPADKVSNNKRSFEEMMTVFHQEFPDHGLLLVVDELLDYLRTRKDQELILDLNFLREIGEVCKDLRFRFIAGVQEAIFDSPRFSFVADSIRRVKDRFEQILIARKDVKFVVAERLLKKTADQQVKIREYLTPFAKFYGRMNERMDEFVRLFPVHPDYIDTFERVTAVEKREVLKTLSLAMKKLLNQNVPDDRPGVIAYDGYWTTLRENPSFRAVPDIKAVIDCSMVLESRIQQALTRPAYKPMATQLIHALSVHRLTTGDIYATLGATAEELRDGLCLFQPGIEELGGEPADDLLSQVETVLREIHKTVSGQFISSNPDNRQYYLDLKKTDDFDALIEKRAESLDSSQLDRYYYEALRRVMECTDQTYVTGYKIWQHELEWLERKAARQGYLFFGAPNERSTAVPPRDFYLYFIQPFDAPHFKDEKKPEELFLRLTNTDEEFRTALRSYAAALDLASTASGHAKSTYESKASNFLRDLVQWLQKNMTTAFEVTYQGRAKSLTEWAKGKSIRELSGIGSYERINFRDLVNTTAGICLGTKFQDQAPEYPFFSVLITGANRAQAAQDTLRAIAGQNRTKQATAVLDALELLDGERLDPYRSKYAKHILGVAKKKGHGQVVNRSELIQDVLGVEYLAPQSLRLEPEWAVVVLAALVYAGEVVLSIPGKKFDATGLAQLAGTGIDELAQFKHIERPKDWNLPALKALFELLGLTPGMAQLVTQGKDEPVQELQKAVTAAVEKLVLVQQSMQTGLFFWGRNLLAEDEIKKLRAKLDETKTFLESLQAYTTTGKLKNFRYDASEVTAQRSGLESLAEIKSLEELVADLGSTASYLSTAEAVLATGHEWIDKMKTARDEVLAQIGDPAKRSAAAFRQQTQRKLGDLKKAYLLAYLSMHAKARLGVNEDKRKAQLMGDERLKDLQKLSTIDLMPRQHLSDFQNRLAGLRSCFALTEQELEASPVCPHCNFKPGSEPPATPAATILDALDGELDKLVENWTQTLLANLEDPTTKGNLSLLKPEPHKLVDGFIKKRTLPDDLDQDFIHALQEVLSGLTKVSVKIADLRDALLSGGSPATPAEMRKRFEEYLDGLTKGKEPGKVRIVLE
- a CDS encoding XdhC family aldehyde oxidoreductase maturation factor, which gives rise to MINIYGKVRELAREGRPAVMGTIIRQAGPAPRGLGAKFLVMEDGSIFGTIGGGALEGQAMAEAPKVLAAGRPATLEFDLTGVDVAETDMLCGGEVAVFLEPVFPRDDAHAALAGRVVKALQRGGSGGLLVTVLNPERWAADRAPKFFMAGDGTRTGYGAEDRALGAALEPRLGAILAKPQPVLLTAADDSGALLDLFVEPVVGRTVLYVFGGGHVSQQIVPFAARVDFPVVVIDDREEFANPRLFPDAQETLAMAFPGVMQKLPIDEAAYLVIVTRGHMHDKTVLEQALRTNARYIGMIGSRRKRDIIYRKLLEEGFTEEDLARVHAPIGLDIGAETPAEIAVSIVAELIVARAGGPSKTGGGIAVERGVKGGRTS
- the yqeC gene encoding selenium cofactor biosynthesis protein YqeC; the encoded protein is MNGRSGMEGAAAGGLREALGLREKELVAVVGGGGKTSLMLALAGELQASGARVVVSTTTKVWQKEARLLPESVTAGGEGWEAALVQGLERHGAVFLGKGLLPSGKVDGIAPEEADALIRRPEVDCLIVEADGAAGRPLKAPADHEPVIPGGASLVVAVMGLEALGKPFSDEWVFRAERFAALTGMQASEIITAPRLARVFLAGAGLFKGSPPGARRVVFLNKLDLLGSEAEALALCRAILEGSGGGIERVVMGAVKQKTFNVFIGKKDDQHLRQG
- the selB gene encoding selenocysteine-specific translation elongation factor, whose amino-acid sequence is MKQIVLGTAGHIDHGKTSLIKALSGIDTDRLKEEKERGITIELGFAHLELPGGRLIGIVDVPGHEKFVKNMVAGATGIDLVALVIAADEGVMPQTREHLEICELLKIRHGVVVLTKIDMVDEEWLELVREDVREYLSETFLADAPIVEVSSQTGEGLDRLLKVLEEQVLKIPEREMGHLFRLPIDRVFSMKGFGTVVTGTTISGSIRLGDEVTIYPQGIDSKIRGIQVHNKEVEEVRAGLRTAVNLQGVEKASIERGNVLATRNGLRPTFMVDVELNLLSSASRKLKNRAKARFHTGTSEIISTVVLLDRDLLEPGSSCYAQIRLDAPTAVLKGDHYVLRSYSPVRTIGGGEILNALPGKKKRFSEAPLAELKKLHTGDLSEVAEVFVRLGRFKGVEEGELPFLANTGRKKIDECLKALKAQKRVVQYDRERGLLIHADFYQRAREELLQTLERYHRDFPLKTGLMKEELRSRTVGSEQPRLFQFLMAQLTAEGRVVQEKEVVRLAEHRVALAEDQEKVRRDLEELYLKGGLQPPYFKEVKEQFPGKTAEEVLNVMVQEGLLVKVKEDLFFHRKVMEDLEARLIEFLREHGEITTPQFKDMTDASRKYTIPLIEYFDRTQVTVRVGDSRVLRKR
- a CDS encoding RNA-binding domain-containing protein; the protein is MNTSERQLIQLIRKGESLDLEFKTCRNQLNRDVYETVCAFLNRHGGTILLGVTDSGDIQGIEPDAVSQIKKDFVTTINNPQKIHPPAYISVNEVTVEGKPVLRVYVPESSQVHRCNGRIYDRNEDGDLDITDHTRQVGDLYQRKQATYSENKIYPFAKLDDLRSDLIDKCRRLAGVWRDDHPWLGMDDMGLLKSAQLYQTDPETGKSGITLAGILLLGNDQLILSAVPHHRTDLILRKVNLDRYDDRDLVRTNLIESYERIIAFVQKHLPDPFFLEGMERISLRDAIFREVASNILIHREYTNAFPAKLIIERGQVRTENSNKPNGFGALDPANFTPFPKNPVIGAFFREIHRADELGSGMRKMMRYGKAYGGADPEMIEGDVFRIIVKVPEFGPVGEVTDEVTGDATPKQVTKSGLSRAHEAHEAHDGAHDEAHEPMSEIEQRILHACLDVPQNTPELLALLGYESRTGNFKKALSRLMDLSCLEMTIPDKPRSKKQKYRLTERGRKVMRAIERGRK
- the brxF gene encoding BREX-3 system P-loop-containing protein BrxF; its protein translation is MAEPLADRVIKRIGQAAELYHRLVMLVAPAGAGKTAALQNVHERTAAPLVNVNLELSRRMLDLTERQRALQLPRLLAEIVGISAADVVLLDNVEVLFDVSLKQDPLRLLQGLSRNKTVVVAWSGSIDGEHMVYATPDHPEYKRYPLRDFLVVNPEAVT
- a CDS encoding helix-turn-helix domain-containing protein, with protein sequence MEEKQGYVLTIEELSAYLKIPKSTLYKLIREGKIPSQKIGRHWRFRKGAIDHWLEETRANEPGSGGDR